One region of Culex pipiens pallens isolate TS chromosome 2, TS_CPP_V2, whole genome shotgun sequence genomic DNA includes:
- the LOC120427839 gene encoding uncharacterized protein LOC120427839 isoform X1 — MLLEISTALFNKPPFKNLNCTGLVLAADGQKTSKRKKIYPDRMEVLHKYGVDALSCTSSIRRLSVRRNCGEFDILSIYLEVVANNDVSFSFKEDGVKDIIKDVCRTLIGSRRRTRLFIDMTLDFVFASVRFSFCCSRIFSWNRMSRPDGWILAPFTDDGLVRMTALTAGIRRGAPSRFREAPAPIASPAAAKAKAPKESTKGKVLFVGKLKRTITI, encoded by the exons ATGCTGCTCGAAATCTCGACGGCCCTGTTCAACAAGCCGCCGTTCAAGAACCTGAACTGCACCGGGCTGGTGCTGGCCGCCGACGGGCAGAAGACGAGCAAGCGCAAGAAGATTTACCCAGACCGAATGGAGGTGTTGCATAAGTACGGGGTGGACGCGCTAAGTTGTACCTCATCAATTCGCCGGTTGAGCGTGCGGAGAAATTGCGGTGAGTTTGATATCTTGAGCATTTATCTAGAAGTCGTTGCTAATAATGATGTCTCTTTCAGTTTCAAGGAAGACGGCGTCAAGGACATAATCAAGGACGTTTGCAGAACATTGATCGGTTCGAGAAGGAGGACAAGATTGTTTATCGATATGACGTTGGATTTCGTCTTTGCTTCCGTTCGATTTTCGTTTTGCTGCTCTAGAATTTTCTCATGGAATAG GATGTCACGTCCAGACGGATGGATTTTGGCCCCCTTTACGGATGATGGCCTCGTGCGCATGACCGCTCTAACCGCCGGAATCCGTCGAGGAGCTCCGTCTCGATTTCGGGAGGCTCCTGCTCCGATTGCCAGTCCCGCTGCTGCAAAGGCCAAGGCCCCGAAGGAATCCACCAAGGGAAAGGTCCTGTTTGTGGGAAAATTGAAGCGGACCATCACCATCTAG
- the LOC120427839 gene encoding isoleucine--tRNA ligase, cytoplasmic-like isoform X3, with the protein MLLEISTALFNKPPFKNLNCTGLVLAADGQKTSKRKKIYPDRMEVLHKYGVDALSCTSSIRRLSVRRNCVSRKTASRT; encoded by the exons ATGCTGCTCGAAATCTCGACGGCCCTGTTCAACAAGCCGCCGTTCAAGAACCTGAACTGCACCGGGCTGGTGCTGGCCGCCGACGGGCAGAAGACGAGCAAGCGCAAGAAGATTTACCCAGACCGAATGGAGGTGTTGCATAAGTACGGGGTGGACGCGCTAAGTTGTACCTCATCAATTCGCCGGTTGAGCGTGCGGAGAAATTGCG TTTCAAGGAAGACGGCGTCAAGGACATAA
- the LOC120427839 gene encoding isoleucine--tRNA ligase, cytoplasmic-like isoform X2, translated as MLLEISTALFNKPPFKNLNCTGLVLAADGQKTSKRKKIYPDRMEVLHKYGVDALSCTSSIRRLSVRRNCGEFDILSIYLEVVANNDVSFSFKEDGVKDIIKDVCRTLIGSRRRTRLFIDMTLDFVFASVRFSFCCSRIFSWNRLIHVR; from the exons ATGCTGCTCGAAATCTCGACGGCCCTGTTCAACAAGCCGCCGTTCAAGAACCTGAACTGCACCGGGCTGGTGCTGGCCGCCGACGGGCAGAAGACGAGCAAGCGCAAGAAGATTTACCCAGACCGAATGGAGGTGTTGCATAAGTACGGGGTGGACGCGCTAAGTTGTACCTCATCAATTCGCCGGTTGAGCGTGCGGAGAAATTGCGGTGAGTTTGATATCTTGAGCATTTATCTAGAAGTCGTTGCTAATAATGATGTCTCTTTCAGTTTCAAGGAAGACGGCGTCAAGGACATAATCAAGGACGTTTGCAGAACATTGATCGGTTCGAGAAGGAGGACAAGATTGTTTATCGATATGACGTTGGATTTCGTCTTTGCTTCCGTTCGATTTTCGTTTTGCTGCTCTAGAATTTTCTCATGGAATAG GTTAATTCATGTTCGGTAG